One genomic region from Balaenoptera musculus isolate JJ_BM4_2016_0621 chromosome X, mBalMus1.pri.v3, whole genome shotgun sequence encodes:
- the LOC118888690 gene encoding peptidyl-prolyl cis-trans isomerase A-like, with translation MVNPTVFFNIAIDGKPLGRTSLELFADKFPKTEENFRALSTKEKGFGYKGSCFHRIIPGFMCHGGDFRCHNGTAGKSIYGEKFDDENFLLKHTGPGILSMANGGPNTNGSQFFICTAKTEWLDGKHVVFGKVKEGMNIVEAMERFGSRNCKTSKKITIADCGQI, from the coding sequence ATGGTCAACCCCACCGTGTTCTTCAACATCGCCATCGATGGCAAGCCCTTGGGCCGCACCTCCTTGGAGCTGTTTGCAGACAAATTTCCAAAGACAGAAGAGAACTTCCGTGCTCTGAGCACTAAGGAGAAAGGATTTGGTTATAAAGGTTCCTGTTTTCACAGAATAATTCCGGGATTTATGTGCCACGGTGGTGACTTCAGATGCCATAATGGCACTGCTGGCAAGTCCATCTATGGGGAGAAATTTGATGATGAGAATTTCCTCCTGAAGCATACGGGTCCTGGCATCTTGTCCATGGCAAATGGTGGCCCCAACACAAACGGTTCCCAGTTTTTCATCTGCACTGCCAAGACTGAGTGGTTGGATGGCAAGCATGTGGTCTTTGGCAAGGTGAAAGAGGGCATGAATATTGTGGAAGCCATGGAGCGCTTTGGGTCCAGGAATTGCAAGACCAGCAAGAAGATCACCATTGCTGACTGTGGACAAATCTAA